One Salvia splendens isolate huo1 chromosome 12, SspV2, whole genome shotgun sequence genomic window carries:
- the LOC121759452 gene encoding autophagy-related protein 2-like isoform X1, translating to MFSWSFSKSAEAMFSRWAVKRVCKFLLKKKLGKFILGDIDLDHLDVQLGAGTIQLSDLALNVDYINEKFGTAAVLVKEGSVGSLTVTMPWKEGGCRVEVDELEFVIAPRQTKATQDEFETCSHSKSGNDNSSHGLRKQDNETHNNAVGSASVEVHEGVKTIAKMVKWLLTSFHVKIKKLIVAFDPLLEDGNGKLLDRILVLRISELQCGTHISEDSSTNFTKARNVLGISRLTNFLEFQGAVLELLPVDGLDHESSPQFLVDSTIGNWYSGHCTPGNTTTIISGEKGGFCGSLKLSLPWKNGSLDIRKVDANLHIEPLELRLEPSSIRSFIFMWNLLKGIGEEREDPGPRELSDNLSSSSSAMHPSGKGLLGNEVLVANLTEKENLLSDSHLISDWVSKRQKDPNEEEPDFGASVDQFFECIDGLRNSHSALGNSGMWNWTCSVFSAITAASNLASGSLHVPPEQQLVETNFSASVEKVSLLLSFIDEDEKQSPKMNADMVNTANHLHHLCAQFVDLDLVLQVHPREMNFGLTVQHFQLVDHFSSMNGLVDYKTHGQHENSDRETGLIQKMQEGVQSALWTVRESTKDIGVGHRLNDHVEVSLSMQDGIGCRHMKKDKDICRDYANVTLLRTSGVSSCHVSVNLASSGSSLMGPTSFTLKLPPFVCWMNFDLITTVLEFMREMSNCIGTTNLGNGFTPEPESEEYGFSHPRSTNVSTRKFLEGNIFLPNARIILCIPLKDREYYSSYSSCSQFIAFDLVSPTMRGRDDRSTRLTPVASFDKRPTMTTSCSLNLNMGDFYLFNISSAYMKKFDESETYERLEAGFSAEKIFSVVNGTGHLSVISMFWQEGPVTGPWIAKKAKLLASSEYGKRQDKVVGKDSDFASVTTVRDSNGFDTHTRQEMLASSAFFLHGKLPTATIHLDERKYENISGLLNQMAEHFAFVTTESVSNMEEHSALQTSFLFECESLNIFLAVEPVGNVKCSIHSELPSSWSGLTLKVDKFELLSVSNIGGINHANFLWVSHGKGSLWGSTEGLNREFLLISCSDSTMGRGDGEGSNVLSSRYSGSDIINFSDPESNHIFTSIAIRCATVVAIGGRLDWFNTIISFFILPSSESQQADDNCQEKTCGSSFILNLVDVGLSYEPYIEKLTEDQGTDLKSSDFKANEYEDEMYVACLLAASSLKLSNTTVADSAQRDYKIRLQDLGFLICMVPEYGLGGCTNSVEQLNNLGYVKVAQEANVEALFRTNCENGHTWELECAESHIMLSTCHDTTSGLIRLAAQLQKLFAPDMQDYVVHLENRWNNVQQAHEVTDKMTFGGEFSPLHQSEGSSQDKKSKMVNLMDEICEDVFQLDSNSAGQAKNLNSYLCSVLDDTSLVASGASSSGEKAPEFIEEYFLSDLRPLSVLSPGSQSSELYGFNNVVEDDLKGNDGWYGSTPLRILENHASKVEKPDVRKPVDSEISTNDPEHVNGVMAEGRIVLKNINVSWRMYAGSDWANFHSTSPTFASARDVTACLELALSGICIEYDVYPDGEISASTLSLTIRDFCLYDRSNDAPWKLVLGNYQSKKHPRKSSSKAVKLNLEAVRPDPSIHIEENRLRIAFLPLLLHLHQRQLEFFISFFGGKNSPAESSSSIPTDKSNSGDLFEKSDNVEGRGISEEAFLPYFQKFDIWPMLVRVDYIPSHVDLTALRGGKYVELVNLLPWKAVELQLKHVQGIGLYGWSSVCETILGEWLEDISQNQVHELLKGLPPIKSLLAVSSGAVKLVSLPVKSYKTDHRLLKGMQRGTVAFLKSISLEAVGLGVHLAGGAHNILLQAECILANIPPSVPWPLESEAGNSVKSNQPNDAHHGIQQAYQSISDGFGRSASALVQSPLKKYQRGASMGSTLATAVQSAPAAAIAPASAAARAVHCALLGFRNSLDPEHKKESQEKYLGKTPPQESKQ from the exons ATGTTTTCATGGAGTTTCTCGAAATCCGCCGAGGCGATGTTCTCGCGGTGGGCAGTAAAACGCGTTTGTAAatttttgttgaagaagaaattGGGGAAATTTATACTGGGAGATATTGATCTTGATCACCTTGATGTTCAGCTCGGTGCTGGCACAATTCAACTCTCCGACCTCGCGCTGAATGTTGATTACATAAACGAGAAG TTTGGAACAGCAGCTGTTTTAGTGAAAGAGGGGTCTGTTGGGTCGTTAACTGTAACTATGCCTTGGAAGGAAGGTGGTTGCCGAGTTGAGGTGGACGAGCTTGAATTTGTTATTGCTCCTCGCCAGACAAAAGCTACCCAAGATGAATTTGAGACTTGCTCTCACAGCAAGAGTGGCAACGATAATTCAAGCCATGGTCTCAGAAAACAAGACAATGAGACTCACAACAATGCAGTTGGAAGTGCTTCTGTTGAAGTTCATGAAGGAGTTAAAACTATCGCCAAAATGGTGAAGTGGTTGCTAACTagctttcatgtcaaaataaagAAGCTAATTGTGGCATTTGATCCCCTTTTGGAAGATGGAAATGGTAAACTGTTGGACAGAATATTGGTGCTTCGGATTAGTGAACTTCAATGTGGAACTCATATTTCTGAGGATTCTTCTACCAATTTCACCAAAGCCCGCAATGTCCTTGGTATAAgcagattaacaaacttttTAGAATTCCAAGGAGCAGTTCTTGAATTACTTCCTGTGGATGGTCTTGATCATGAGTCTTCGCCTCAGTTTTTGGTTGATTCGACTATTGGCAACTGGTATTCAGGACATTGTACACCTGGAAACACAACTACTATAATTTCAGGAGAAAAGGGTGGTTTCTGTGGGAGTTTAAAGTTAAGTTTACCTTGGAAAAATGGTTCATTGGACATTCGCAAAGTGGATGCCAACCTTCATATCGAACCTCTTGAATTAAGACTTGAACCTAGCTCCATCAGATCCTTCATCTTTATGTGGAACCTACTTAAAGGTATAGGTGAGGAAAGGGAGGACCCAGGTCCTCGAGAATTATCAGACAACTTGTCATCCTCAAGCTCTGCCATGCATCCTAGTGGCAAGGGGCTACTTGGTAATGAAGTTCTTGTTGCCAACTTGACAGAGAAAGAAAACCTGCTATCAGATTCACATCTCATTTCTGATTGGGTGAGTAAAAGACAGAAAGACCCAAATGAAGAAGAACCAGACTTCGGGGCGAG CGTTGATCAATTTTTTGAGTGCATTGATGGACTAAGAAATTCGCACTCAGCTTTAGGGAACAGTGGCATGTGGAATTGGACTTGTTCTGTTTTTAGTGCAATTACTGCAGCATCCAACCTTGCCTCTGGATCTTTACATGTTCCTCCTG AGCAGCAGCTTGTTGAAACTAACTTCAGTGCATCTGTAGAAAAAGTATCTCTCCTTTTGTCTTTCATTGATGAAGATGAGAAACAGTCCCCCAAAATGAATGCTGATATGGTCAATACTGCtaatcatcttcatcatctgtGTGCACAGTTTGTAGACCTAGATCTTGTACTGCAG GTACATCCTCGAGAAATGAACTTTGGACTAACTGTGCAACATTTCCAATTAGTCGATCATTTTTCCTCTATGAATGGATTGGTGGATTACAAAACTCACGGTCAACATGAAAACTCTGATAGGGAGACAGGCTTGATCCAAAAAATGCAAGAGGGTGTCCAAAGTGCTCTTTGGACTGTTCGAGAATCCACAAAGGATATTGGAGTAGGACACCGACTTAATGATCATGTTGAAGTTTCACTGAGCATGCAGGATGGCATTGGATGTCGGCACATGAAAAAAGACAAAGATATTTGTCGAGACTATGCCAATGTAACTTTGCTCAGAACTTCAGGTGTCAGCAGCTGTCATGTCAGTGTAAACCTGGCTTCATCTGGCAGCTCATTAATGGGACCTACATCTTTTACTTTAAAGCTGCCACCTTTTGTTTGTTGGATGAACTTTGATCTTATTACTACAGTGCTAGAATTTATGCGAGAGATGTCAAATTGTATTGGAACAACTAACCTGGGGAATGGTTTTACCCCGGAACCAGAAAGTGAAGAATATGGATTTTCACATCCACGGTCTACCAATGTGTCAACCAGAAAGTTTCTGGAGGGCAATATATTCCTCCCAAATGCTAGGATAATACTGTGTATCCCTTTGAAGGACCGTGAATATTATTCCAGCTACTCTTCTTGCAGTCAGTTTATTGCTTTTGACTTGGTTTCACCAACAATGAGAGGGAGAGATGATAGATCCACCAGGCTGACTCCTGTTGCTAGTTTTGACAAGAGACCGACTATGACCACATCATGCTCCTTGAATTTAAATATGGGTGACTTTTATCTTTTTAACATCAGCTCAGCTTATATGAAGAAATTTGATGAAAGTGAAACCTACGAGAGGCTGGAGGCTGGTTTTTCAGCTGAAAAGATTTTTTCCGTTGTTAATGGAACTGGTCATCTGTCTGTTATTAGTATGTTTTGGCAGGAGGGTCCTGTGACTGGTCCTTGGATCGCCAAAAAAGCGAAGCTTTTGGCTTCTTCTGAGTATGGTAAGAGACAAGATAAGGTTGTTGGGAAGGATTCTGATTTTGCTTCAGTTACAACTGTTAGAGACAGCAATGGGTTTGATACTCATACTCGGCAAGAGATGTTAGCAAGCTCTGCATTTTTCTTGCATGGAAAATTACCTACTGCAACAATCCACCTAGACGAAAGAAAGTATGAGAACATATCTGGCCTCCTAAATCAGATGGCCGAGCATTTTGCTTTTGTCACCACCGAATCAGTTAGTAATATGGAAGAGCATTCTGCGCTGCAAACATCATTTCTATTTGAATGTGAGTCTCTGAATATTTTTCTTGCAGTTGAACCTGTGGGGAACGTTAAGTGTTCCATACACTCAGAACTTCCAAGTTCTTGGTCTGGCCTAACTCTGAAGGTGGACAAGTTTGAGTTACTTTCTGTATCTAATATTGGTGGAATAAACCATGCCAATTTCCTATGGGTGTCCCATGGTAAGGGCAGTTTGTGGGGTTCTACTGAAGGTCTTAATCGGGAGTTTCTTTTGATATCATGCAGTGATTCGACAATGGGCCGTGGTGATGGAGAAGGTTCAAACGTGTTATCCTCTAGGTATTCTGGTTCTGACATTATCAACTTTTCGGACCCAGAAAGCAACCATATTTTTACTTCAATTGCTATTAGATGTGCCACTGTTGTTGCAATTGGGGGTCGCCTAGATTGGTTTAATACAATAATATCCTTTTTCATCCTACCATCTTCTGAATCTCAACAAGCAGATGATAATTGTCAGGAGAAGACTTGTGGATCTTCGTTCATTCTTAATCTGGTAGATGTTGGCCTGAGTTACGAGCCATACATTGAAAAATTGACAGAAGATCAGGGCACAGACCTCAAATCTTCTGATTTCAAGGCCAACGAATATGAGGATGAGATGTATGTTGCTTGTCTTCTTGCTGCCTCTTCCTTGAAACTTTCAAATACGACTGTGGCTGATTCCGCACAAAGGGACTACAAAATTAGACTCCAAGATCTAGGTTTCCTTATATGCATGGTACCTGAATATGGGTTAGGTGGCTGTACTAACAGTGTAGAGCAACTTAACAATCTTGGTTATGTGAAAGTTGCCCAAGAGGCAAATGTTGAAGCACTTTTTAGGACGAACTGTGAGAATGGCCATACATGGGAATTAGAATGTGCAGAGTCGCACATAATGTTAAGTACATGCCATGATACGACTTCTGGATTGATTAGATTGGCTGCTCAACTGCAAAAGCTTTTTGCTCCTGATATGCAAGATTATGTTGTGCACTTGGAGAATAGGTGGAATAATGTGCAGCAAGCGCATGAAGTCactgataaaatgacatttgGTGGTGAGTtctctccacttcaccaatcaGAGGGTTCAAGTCAAGACAAGAAGTCCAAGATGGTCAATTTAATGGATGAGATATGTGAAGATGTCTTTCAGCTGGATAGCAACTCTGCTGGCCAGGctaaaaatttaaattcttaTCTTTGCTCTGTACTTGATGATACTTCTCTTGTAGCCAGTGGGGCTTCGTCATCGGGAGAAAAGGCTCCTGAGTTTATAGAAGAATATTTCCTGTCAGATCTTCGCCCCCTTTCTGTACTTTCCCCAGGAAGTCAGTCATCTGAACTTTATGGTTTCAACAATGTTGTTGAAGATGATCTGAAAGGTAATGATGGATGGTATGGGAGCACCCCATTAAGAATACTAgaaaatcatgcttcaaaagtgGAGAAGCCTGATGTGCGGAAACCTGTGGACTCCGAAATTTCTACAAATGATCCTGAACATGTTAATGGTGTGATGGCTGAGGGTCGCATAGTTCTTAAGAATATAAATGTCAGTTGGAGAATGTACGCTGGTTCTGACTGGGCCAACTTTCACAGTACTTCTCCAACTTTTGCTAGTGCAAGGGATGTGACTGCTTGTTTAGAACTTGCATTGTCTGGAATATGTATCGAGTATGATGTTTACCCTGATGGTGAAATATCCGCATCTACGCTTTCTCTCACCATCAGGGATTTCTGCCTCTATGACAGAAGCAATGATGCACCATGGAAGCTG GTGCTTGGGAATTATCAGTCGAAAAAGCATCCAAGAAAGTCCTCTTCGAAAGCTGTGAAGCTGAATTTAGAAGCTGTTAGACCAGACCCTTCAATCCATATAGAAGAAAATCG GTTACGCATTGCTTTCCTTCCTCTGCTTTTGCATCTTCATCAGCGCCAACTTGAATTTTTCATAAGCTTCTTTGGAGGAAAAAACTCACCTGCTGAATCCTCTTCTAGTATCCCTACGGATAAAAGTAATTCAGGAGATTTATTTGAGAAGAGTGACAACGTTGAGGGTCGTGGCATCAGTGAAGAGGCATTTCTTCCTTACTTCCAG AAATTTGACATATGGCCTATGCTGGTTCGAGTTGATTACATTCCTAGCCATGTCGACTTAACGGCTCTAAGGGGCGGCAAGTATGTTGAACTTGTCAACCTCTTACCTTGGAAG GCTGTGGAGTTACAACTCAAACATGTGCAAGGAATTGGCCTCTACGGCTGGAGCAGTGTTTGTGAAACAATATTGGGAGAGTGGCTGGAAGACATTTCTCAGAACCAG GTTCATGAACTGCTGAAAGGCCTTCCTCCCATTAAGTCACTGCTTGCTGTGAGCTCTGGAGCTGTAAAGTTGGTATCTCTGCCTGTGAAGAGCTATAAAACGGATCATAGGTTACTCAAAGGAATGCAAAGAG GCACTGTTGCATTCCTCAAAAGCATTTCGCTTGAAGCCGTTGGGCTGGGAGTACATTTGGCTGGCGGCGCTCATAATATCCTTCTCCAAGCAGAGTGTATTCTGGCAAATATTCCACCCTCTGTACCATGGCCGCTCGAAAGCGAAGCAGGTAACAGTGTGAAATCAAATCAGCCAAATGATGCTCATCACGGAATTCAACAG GCCTACCAGAGCATTAGTGACGGCTTCGGAAGATCAGCCTCTGCCTTAGTACAAAGCCCTCTAAAAAAGTACCAGCGGGGTGCTAGTATGGGATCTACTTTGGCAACTGCTGTGCAATCTGCTCCAGCTGCTGCAATAGCTCCTGCTTCTGCTGCAGCACGCGCAGTTCACTGTGCTCTTCTTGGCTTCAGGAATAG CCTTGATCCGGAGCACAAAAAAGAGTCTCAGGAGAAATACTTGGGCAAAACCCCACCTCAGGAATCTAAGCAGTAG